The Streptomyces sp. NBC_01363 region CCAACTGATGACCGCCCCCGACTACCGCACCGAGATGCAGCACCGCTTCACCACCTGGGAGCAGGTCACCGGCACCGCCGGTCTGTCCAGCACGGCCTGAGCACAGGCCCCACCATGCCCCGACACACCATCAGACACCCACACACCCAACAACGTGACAGCGCCCTCAGAAGAACTCACGGGATGTCGCACAGCGTAGTCGGAGCAGTGGGTGGCCGGGGTGGTGTGGCCTGTGCCGGTCAGTTCCACCAGTGCTGTGGCGGACGCCGTGCACGTGAGCTGTCCGAGTGCGAGAGGGGTGAGTGTGGTCAGGTCGTAGGGGAGGGTGACGCGCAGCCGCCCGGGGGCGTTTGGGGTGGCGGTCACCTTGGCCAAGGCAGTTTCCAAGGTGCCGGTCAGGGGTGGTAGTGCGCTGGTCAGGCCCTGCTTGCGGTCTTCGGGTGAGGGGCCGGTGAGGAGGGCGCGGACGGCTTCGGTGGGTGATGTGATGCCGGCGGCGGAGCGCTCGACGGGGTGCAGTGCCCTGTCCTTGAGGAAATAGACGGCGGTGCCTGCCACGATTCCGGTGGCCGGCTCGCCGGCTCCCATGGGCTTGGACGCGTCGATCGCCGGACCGGTGCCGCAGCTTGTGAGGCCGAGTAGGAGCACAGGGAGAAAAGGGCGAAGGAGGCGGCTGCTTTGTGTCACGTACCGTCTCCTGCCGTGGGGGTGCGTGGGAATTCTGCGGTGAAGACTGCTCCGCCGTGCGGGCCGTTGGCTGCGGTCAGGGTGCCGCCGTGCAGGCGGGTGTTCTCCCAGGCGATGGCGAGGCCGAGGCCGCTGCCCTCGGAACGTGACCGGGCCTGGTCAGCTTTGTAGAAGCGGTCGAAGAGATGCGCGGCGGTCTCGGGAGACAGCCCGCCGCCGTGGTCGGTGACGTTGATCCGTACGCAACCCTCGTCGCCCTCGGATGCGGTCACCCGGACGGTCACGGGCGGCGCTCCGTGGCGCAGGGCGTTGCCGATGAGGTTGGCTATGACGACGTCGAGGCGGCGGGGGTCCAGGCGCGCGGTGACGGGGGGTTCGGGGAGGTCGGTGGAGACTTTGTCCTGCCAGCCGCGGGCGCGTAGGCAGGCACGTACGGCCTCGGCCACGTCGATGTCGTAGGCGATCAGGGTATTGGCGCCGGCGTCGAAGCGGGAGATTTCCATCAGGTCGTCGACGAGCCGTGCGAGGCGGTCGGCTTCGGTGGTGACCAGGCGGGCCGCCCGGCTTATATCCGGCTGGAGGGTGTCGGCGCTGTCGTCGAGGACGTCGCTGACGGCGACCATCGTGGCGACGGGCGTACGCAGTTCGTGGGAGACGTCGGCGGCGAAGCGGCGGGCGGAGGCTTCCATTCTGCGGAGTTCACCGACCGTGGTCTCCAGTGCGGCGGTTGATTCGTTGAACGCCTTGGTAAGGTCGGCCAGTTCGTCGTTTCCGGTGGCCTTGATACGGCTGGTGAGATCGCCGTCGGCCATGCGTCGGGCGCCGTGCTGGAGCCGGCGCACGGGGCGCAGTACGCCGCGGGCTGCGAGCAGTGCGGGCGGCACGGCGAGGACGAGCGCGGGGATCGCGCCGTACTGGGAGGCGACCCACACGGCGGCCTTCGCGTCGCTGAGGGAGCGCAGCGGGGTGGCTCCGTAGACCTCGATGCCGGACGGTTGTCTGCTGTCGGCGAAGGTGATCGGGGTGCCGGCTGTGAGCCAGGGGGTGCCGTCCTGGGTGACGCGCTGGAAGGTCAGTTCCCGGTTGGCGGTGACATCACGGCGGAGGGTTTCGGGGATTGCAGGGCCGCCCTGGGCCGAGGTCACGGATTGGGTGCCGTAGGTGACGGTGATGATCCGGAAGCCGCTGCCGGAGGCCAGTTTTCCGGCGAAGGAGGTGAGCTGGGCGCGGGTGGGCGGGTAGGGCAGGTCGTCGGCGAACGTGGTGGTCGTGTCCCGCAGGCTGTTGAGGAGGGTGTCCTGTCCGGTCCGGAGGATCGAGATGTGCGCCTGGTAGTAGGTGAATCCCGCCGTCGCCACCACGCTGATGGCCGCGACCAGCAGGTATCCGGCGATCAGGCGGCCCCGCAGCCCGAACGACAGGCGCTTGACCAGAGAGGGGCGCTTCACAGCGGTCCGAAGCGGTAGCCGAAGCCGCGCGCCGTCTGTATGTAGCGGGCGGATGCCGGATCATCCTCGATCTTCGTACGAAGCCGGGCGATACCGGAGTCCACCAGGCGTACGTCGGCCGACGGGTCGTGGCCCCATACCGTTTCGAGCAGTTCCTGCCGGGCGAACACATGACCGGGGTCCGCCGACAGGTGCAGCAGCAGGCGTAGTTCCAGCGGGGTGAGGGCGACGCGGCGTCCGTTCTTGGTAATGCTGAGACCGGAGCGGTCCACGGTGAGCTCCTCGTAGATCTCGGTGGCTGTGGTCGCGGGTGAGGGGTCCTGCCCGCGCAGGACTGCGCGGATACGGGCATCGAGGACCCGGCCGCGTACGGGCTTGACGACGTAGTCGTCCGCGCCCGCGTCGAGGCCGCGCACGATGTCGGAGTCGTCACCACGGGCCGTGAGCATGATGACGGGCACTGGCCAGGAGGCGCGGATGCGGCGGCAGACTTCGAAACCGTCGGTGTCCGGCAGCATCAGGTCGAGGACGACCAGGTCGGTGCGCGTTGTCCGCAGCGCCGTGAGACCCGCGTGGCCGGACTCAGCGGCGTGGACCCGGTGGCCCTGGTGCTCCAGGGCCAGCTGAAGGCCGTCGCGCAGGGACTGGTCGTCCTCGATGAGCAGAATCTGGGGCATAAGGAAATTATGGCTACCTCTGCCAGCAGATCCGGGCAGCAGGCCCCCTCCGGAAGCTTTGTTACGGTCCGTCCACATTCTGCCCACAGGCGGCGGACAAAACGCGGAAACGCTGGCTGGGTGAGCGATCACCGCCGTCGCCGAGCTGCCGCCCGCCGGAACCCCTCCGGCCAGGAGCGCACCCCCGTACCCTCCGCACCCACAGGAACCTCCATGAACCATACCCCTCCCCCCGCCCCGGACGGCCCCGCACCGGCTGTACTTCGCACCTCCGCGCGCGGCTGCACACCCGCGCAGACAACAGCCGTAGTGCTACTGGTCTTCGGGGGGTTCCTGCTGCCCGTCGTCGGCTGGCTGATCGGCCTGGCCGTGTGGTTGCCGG contains the following coding sequences:
- a CDS encoding response regulator transcription factor; its protein translation is MPQILLIEDDQSLRDGLQLALEHQGHRVHAAESGHAGLTALRTTRTDLVVLDLMLPDTDGFEVCRRIRASWPVPVIMLTARGDDSDIVRGLDAGADDYVVKPVRGRVLDARIRAVLRGQDPSPATTATEIYEELTVDRSGLSITKNGRRVALTPLELRLLLHLSADPGHVFARQELLETVWGHDPSADVRLVDSGIARLRTKIEDDPASARYIQTARGFGYRFGPL
- a CDS encoding HAMP domain-containing sensor histidine kinase; the encoded protein is MKRPSLVKRLSFGLRGRLIAGYLLVAAISVVATAGFTYYQAHISILRTGQDTLLNSLRDTTTTFADDLPYPPTRAQLTSFAGKLASGSGFRIITVTYGTQSVTSAQGGPAIPETLRRDVTANRELTFQRVTQDGTPWLTAGTPITFADSRQPSGIEVYGATPLRSLSDAKAAVWVASQYGAIPALVLAVPPALLAARGVLRPVRRLQHGARRMADGDLTSRIKATGNDELADLTKAFNESTAALETTVGELRRMEASARRFAADVSHELRTPVATMVAVSDVLDDSADTLQPDISRAARLVTTEADRLARLVDDLMEISRFDAGANTLIAYDIDVAEAVRACLRARGWQDKVSTDLPEPPVTARLDPRRLDVVIANLIGNALRHGAPPVTVRVTASEGDEGCVRINVTDHGGGLSPETAAHLFDRFYKADQARSRSEGSGLGLAIAWENTRLHGGTLTAANGPHGGAVFTAEFPRTPTAGDGT